CGTGCATGTATTTACCGAAGTATTTTAATGAGGAGGCAAGGGCAAGTGTCTCACTTgggccaaaaacttatttggtATGAGTGGTATGGTTATGCGACTTGGTTTCCTGAGGACATCATAATTTTTTGAAATTTAGGTAATGTTTATTTAAACGGACTTGAAAGAATAATAATTTTCGTATTTTATCCTTGTCGGCATGTTAAAACCTTCTATTTATCAAATTTGTATGATGAAAGTCTTAAAATTCGTATCCGAATTGTCTACTTTTGTAAAGAACGGACGTTTTACCCAATTAACTTACGTTTAAAAAACGCTGGCGCTTCTTGTAAGGTATTGTCTCACATAGGCTgcatttattatacatatacctacagaaAATACATGGGTAAAAAAATACAGTATTATTTGGCTTAAATAAACACACAAAAAACATATATCCCTAAGTAAAAATCAATAGTTCGCCACATTAGCTCAGTAATCGCCGCAAACATTGTTTCTGCTAATCGACCGCCAGCCTTTTGTGTCTGCACGTTCCCTTCAACCTCACACGCAAAACGACGCACGCGCACCCAAAACACCCGCACTTACGCCCTTCTATAACCCACACAACCCGTTACCCTCTCGACGCGAAATGACCTAACCGCTCCTTACAAGTACTACGCTCATGTTCATTTTATATGCGCGTAGGGCGCGCTCATTGGGGAAACATTTACAATGTAAGCAGCACTTTGCGAGGTGAGGGTTCGTATTTAGGACGATGTTTACAAGCTAACGATGTGTGGAGCAATTTCCATTAGGTATACCTGTTGTTAGCAACTAACTTgcttataataggtacctatacctatataggTTTCATGCGCCTTGagtattcaaaaaattaaatctaaaGATGCTTTCACAGATTCGACAATTGATTTGAGTGCTATTGATCATTCGCCGATATGTTCCCTTTTTACTTCCATACAAACAATTTTGTCCTCCAAATCACTCCGTAGATGGCCGAACGACAGCGAGATTTCGTTTCGCTGATGATATTGTATTGAGTGccatataactataataaattatagtttgtcaaaggactgtctcatttcaaacaagaACAGAGATAATCattctatctttgtcttacactagtactagcacccaaaagaaaaggattagtattgtttttttggttcatatttactgacaaattgcaATTAACCAtggtttaaccaactataaCTAACTCCCCAAGCTCGGCATACTTTTGGATGCCTTGGCTTGCTACCAACTATATTAACtagtatatataggtacctttcGCTTTAGTTTCTATATTATACGTAGCCATTTTCATCTCATTTGATTTACAGATCTAGTTCAGCTACAAAAAGCGCAGCATGTAGACTACGAACCCCGCTACAAATGTAACGTCACCTCGCAACAATGCGTCAAACCCAAGCATCGTAAGTGCCGTACAAAACGTCGTATGTGCCGTACAAAACGTCGTAAGTGCCCTACAGAACGTCGTTTACGCCCTCGCGGGTGCAACAATGTGTGAAACGTATCGGACGTGCCGCGCGCGTAAATAGCGCAGGTTTATCGGGAAAGGCACGTACGCCAGTGCTCGCATTATGGCAGTACGGAAACTGACATAAATATGCCAAATTGGTATTTGCCTGAatgtaaaaaaagaaagaatATTTGTTAACCAAGAAGCTTGAATAGTAATACAGTAACTATTAGTCGTTAACTGTTTTTTTGTACCACGTCGGTGGTGAACAAGCAGAAAGCTCGCCAGGTGCAGGTTACCGTGACGTATGGacgcttgaaacttcataagtGTATAACATATATGCGCGTTGACGATCCTTTGAAATAGAGGAAAATTAACGGATCAGCCTCATCTATGCTGCGATCCTATTTTGCCTAACATTTTAGAATGTAAGGCAGAATTCacacattaaaaaatattagggcaaaccttggcttatcggtgatacttggtaattcggtgatgatgcgttgttatcttacgctgagcttacaatgctgaaatgtaagcaattaaatcgctgccaacccaattacaagcatcaaaactaacagctgccaacaattttatagctcgcatttcctcatggtgagaactgtgtaagattataacgcagtatcaccgaattaccaagtatcaccgataagccaaggtttgccctacctatatgtatttcgtacctacttattaaacaTGCCAATATAAACTGTTGGAATTAACATTATGTTATGAACATAACTTGCACTCTGCCTAATTGCATCGGTGCCTTAgaaattaagtaagtataatTTACAAACGTATTGGTAAgcataatttaaaaacatttagaCAATGGCGTTTTATGCGTATAGTAACAATACTActgtgactggtcgtatgcctattacatacctagtattaacctaatttgttcattacaaaacacacaaactagaaagaaataccttgaatagtaaaatccctttcagtcgcgtatttcatacatgattccaatgaatagtgtaacaattacaatttgaagcacacgttttcatattttaccacttgtggtttcattaaatatataacccactataaattttttttgctatttagattaataacttgcgtaaaataaccatcacaagttgaaactaacccaaatatgtgaacttttggcattagaatgacagtgacattgacagcgtgacgttcggtcgtattgaagtctgaactcctagtacagcgttaatacaaacagtccaaaactcctaagattttaaacttcccgctatgttttgagtatgtttgctactggtgaacgtaaaatacttccacacaggagtgtttttcggaaagagactaaaagtatcccaaagtaaaataatgcttgcaggttcgtgcgtgtagaggggccataaagcgttcctttttattacaatttagtctactcaaactgactacccgattattgcctgtgaatgtgtgcgtagacgtcattgagaatatctccgtctttctctaagacgcaagcgtgaaagggatagatcttggtagcatcgaactttacgacttttgacctcttcctcggttatggtagcctggtacttttggtaaacatttgtcttaataaatcactggtcgtcggttgcatatcgctaataggtacggggcaaataacctcttcctcagtcatggtgtcctggtactttctgattaatgtgTGTCgtcgttatgtcgccgttatgtcgccgttatgtcgccattatgtcgccagtatgtcgccgttatgtcgccagtatgtcgccagtatgtcgccattatgtcgccgttatgtcgccgttatgtcgccagtatgtcgccgttatgtcgccagtatgtcgccattatgtcgccgttatgtcgccattgtgtcgccattgtgtcgccattatgtcgccagtatgtcgccgttatgtcgccgttatgtcgccagtatgtcgccgttatgtcgccattatgtcgccgttatgtcgccattatgtcgccagtatgtcgccgttgtgtcgccattatgtcgccagtcgccagtatgtcgccagtcgccagtatgtcgccattatgtcgccagtatgtcgccgttatgtcgccagtatgtcgccattgtgtcgccagtatgtcgccattgtgtcgccggtatgtcgccagtatgtcgccattatgtcgccagtatgtcgccgttatgtcgccagtatgtcgccgttatgtcgccagtatgtcgccgttatgtcgccagtatgtcgccgttatgtcgccagtatgtcgccattatgtcgccgttatgtcgccgttgtgtcgccattatgtcgccagtatgtcgccgttatgtcgccagtatgtcgccagtaagttgccattatgtcgccagtcgccagtatgtagccagtatgtcgccagtatgtcgccagtcgccagtatgtcgccattatgtcgccattatgtcgccagtatgtcgccattatgtcgccgttatgtcgccagtatgtcgccgttatgtcgccagtatgtcgccattatgtcgccattatgtcgccattatgtcgccagtatgtcgccagtatgtcgccattatgtcgccagtatgtcgccattatgtcgccagtatgtcgccagtaaaagagtataaaaggcaggagcggaccgccggtattgattcattcttcaaccatcggctagcagtgactctggttctcgggcgtttaaatattcggtgagcaaagttcatctactactgttactatgtttgtttttgccgggaattatcctggtgaatttaaacgtggaaatggtgtctgtgtttggttttacggggacaatatcgtcgtaaagctgatcttagacttttgcggagattctttgttaccgtgtacgggatttaaatatagtgaagtttcctacgcagtgtttttctaagtgccgccacgttatgcagggacaatatcgttgcatagcagggacttggaaagcgtgtctgtgtttagttttacggggacaatatcgtcgtaaaactgaacttgggctattgcggggattctttgctactgtgtggtgttatagtgaagttttctacactgtgttttctaagtgccgtcacgttatgcagggacaatatcgttgcataacaggggcttggaaagcgtgtctgtgtttggttttgtggggacaatatcgtcataaaactgaacttagatagcggtgtttaagggaatttcacttctgtgtttagttagtttgattttgtgagtagtttggttcgtaaaattgaacctagttattttagtgttttactatggggtcttttgctatatagtttaaaaccagatcattgtttggactgactgtttgtccgactggaccgctcaccccttgcggtgttaaatgtgagctgtctaggagtctttttgctccaagatgagggttatcttggcaccttctctttaccaacatagaaggtgaaaaacgtctccctccttagctctccaatgtccagctgttagatgaataatggggatgtcacgtgcgcatcatccggagtaatctgggcccatttgaaatctacagtatttggaggcttcgtatattaaatatatttatttataccacttatatacataatagggccctgtcttacccatgttgccaccctgcctttgtgcaacccgccatggggggagacaagtccacgagctgttaggttgcattctcggaatcgctcgccgaactcttacagcttcttagtagggatacacttgcgtatattccaaagtaccaggtcgatggtaagtacgaactgtgctttggttatactagagtagggacaagggtaggtttagggtaaattcacacactaattattcggaatttagagttcgttttagtcttggtctgtaaaactgatgTAATTTTCTTCTTAAGGGACTTCCAACTACGGTctcgctatactaaaattgtgcgtaaataggtatagggtttGAATTGCTTAGATCTtccaatatttaatttatttggggaaaataattaatgtaaaatcttatctctatttttatttatgaaattctggttttctggtgtaaagacgaggtactgagtattacaatcatgtttctaaggtatttacacaattaaatcttaaatatcaagttgggattaggaacacagtctattcggagatagaaaatcgacgtctagctgttttagggaacctttcgcaggcaagagtaatccaaaggataatttgagtgaaataatgctcatcttgatatttcagtctcataaaatttagtatatagtttaacaaataaacttagtacttcgttcatacttctaaaaaactagaaatacagtttatattttagttctggggaatggaaatgggattcgcatccctagcttttgaaataaaaaagaatagtaattttgatgactgatggatactttgacacttctcttcatagtcatctaggcacgcataggttccgaagtgttggtcatagcccgtctggctaaagaggtagggtaggagttccaattgaccttgctgattggactaggagcccccaatcctgcatcgagcgtatgggtagcatattttgaatagaagctggtagataataatattaaatgctagggtgtaaatgggcttaccccaggagtgctactcatatgttatcccggaggcttaatagattgtagcaggcttttaccaaccccatttttaaactcattttaacaaatatatttcttttatattcatattatcatatatgctgcatttacctaaataatatcacttcaagtaaaatataactccatttacattacaataataaattctggtaacttttggtactatttctgtattttaataaattattctagtaagttatTCGTTAACATCATAACAAAACGCGCTTTcaatattgtaatatatttttcctaaagtccaggtaattgtaagtaaaatcagagtccaaaatttagctgatactcattaaagaacttagggtaccgcggttcacttcgaggggtcctaacgctagactagacgatcacgactaaatcacatggccatattctaagggtaaatctaaagggggggtttatattatggttagttaagtaagtaagtaagtaggtagtgggaggtgACACTACCTGTAGGAATGAAAGGTACAAAGCTAGTTTTTACAAACCACGGCAGACTGCCCGGCGCCGATCGTGGGAAACATCATCAAAAGCCATTCCAATctccattcattcattcactcattccatcactcattcattcacttattttaaatacatttacaaAACAGGTTGAAACACACAAAATGGCTCAGCGGGCGGCGTAACGTAAATGAGTTTTTGCGAAGTTGTAAAATTTGGTGAGAGACGCGCAGTCACGTATAGACGAAATCTTAACAAGGTACTGTGAGAAAATATGTGGATTTATTTGACAAGTAACAAGTACCTAGACACGTTTtgaactagagtctgtgcggaaagagaagagtcgtagaatgtattggatcccatatatTTCACGACTCATCTCTTTCCGCTCGTACTCTATAAacgaaaactgtttttttttcgtctAATGAAAATGTTTGGAAGTCTAGCATAGCACGGCTATGTTATTTGGACATAATTTTTTGTCAATAAGATTAATAGTTGGCAAAAACCAGAGGATTGTTATTAggaatacaaagaaaataatcCCTTGCTATATCACTAGCCTGTTGCAACACACTACTGTCTAGAATCTGTGTATTGCGTCAGTGTTAGTAACATTGTAATTTGCACATAACACTTGCAAATAGAAAGAAAATACCATttagaaatataatttattgtaaacaGTTTAGCTTACGAGTACTATTACGTACTAGTGGTAAAAGTAGTACCTACACACACATACCAAAACGATGCAAATAAAGAAAGAGGTAGAGTCTTTGCTTTATGGATCTCATATTCTCTTTCTTGGTAAGTATATATCTACATATGTctagtacagtcaagtgtaaaaatatgggtgcacacatcatactcaaaaatatgtcccatagctcttatgtcagcgagtTATAGTAAGTTCATGCAccagtttttttacattttttacacttgacttcACAGTGGTACCAGCAGTTTTCATTGctaaaaattgttataaaaaataaagcgAGTATGTAGAAGTTTCGATTcattaaatttcttaatttgCTAGAAACAAATAGTAATAGGGATAAAATACCGAGAAGGTATTTTTTTGCCAATTAATGACGTGAATGTTAAATGAAACAGTCGTCAACAGTTAAGAAAATTGAGTTATACttatacagacagacacacactaCAACACGACACGACTACGAGTACAGACTACAATGTGGGGTGAGACAGGGAGGGCTAACATCCCCTCTCCTTTTCAACCTCTACGTAAACGAGTTGATCGAGGCACTCAGCAGGGCACATGTCGGTTGCCATCATATAGGTGATgtgtgttttaataatataagttaCGCGGACGACATGGCCCTGCTGGGGCCTTCGGCTGACGCGGTACGACAGCTCATCAATATATGCGAGGAATATGCCGAGCAGCATGGTCTAAAATACAACACGGCCAAAAGTGAGCTTCTTATTTTCAGAGCTCGTAAGTATAACCCGTCTACGGAGCCGAAGATCATGTTGTGCGGCGCACCCCTAAAAGTTGTAGATCGCTTCAAGTATCTGGGGCATATGCTCACAAACGAGTTGAATGATGATCAGGATCTGGAAAGGGAGAGAAGAGCGACGGCAGTGAGAGGCAACATGCTCGCCCGCAGGTTCGCACGGTGTAATAAATCAGTTAAATTGACG
The DNA window shown above is from Cydia amplana chromosome 25, ilCydAmpl1.1, whole genome shotgun sequence and carries:
- the LOC134659852 gene encoding uncharacterized protein LOC134659852, producing MALLGPSADAVRQLINICEEYAEQHGLKYNTAKSELLIFRARKYNPSTEPKIMLCGAPLKVVDRFKYLGHMLTNELNDDQDLERERRATAVRGNMLARRFARCNKSVKLTLFRAYCQTFYTCSLWVKFTQRAYNALRVQYNNILRMLLRLPKHCSASGMFAEARVDDFFAIRRKRIASMLRRVRGSSNSLLRVLAERLDCPVTKFWVEVAIGRAK